The Henckelia pumila isolate YLH828 chromosome 2, ASM3356847v2, whole genome shotgun sequence genome includes a window with the following:
- the LOC140881636 gene encoding mechanosensitive ion channel protein 2, chloroplastic-like isoform X3 — translation MYVDSSWKKSSTFYVTTSYVRPLFLWAGAIFICRALDSMVFPTEAGQIVKLRLLNFVRSLSTVTACAYCLSSLIHQAQKIMETNGSPDATNIGFQFAGKAIYTAVWVASASLFMELLGFSTQKWLTAGGLGTVLLTLAGREIFTNFLSGAMVQATRPFVVNEWIQIKIDGYEVSGIVEHMGWWSPTIVRADDREAVHIPNHKFTMSIVRNLSQRTHWRIKTHLAISHLDVSKINNIVADMRKVLAKNPQVEQQKLHRRVFLDTIDPENQALLILVSCFVKTSHFEEYLCVKEIILLDLLRVVRHHRARLATPIRTFQKQYVDADLDNASFGDSNFNKGAAANRPLLLMESSYKINGEDKIKPPQARSTQASGEEDSKDTARSTPDTKVDAKSETALNTISKSRETTLTDPKEDQMSKDDTEVGQVHVPKADVTKKDAQKVGQEGSSVSFQEPSSGHRFDSVPAASQPKQDIKPQNNQPPLSKPSLEENILLGVALEGSKRTLPIEEDMVPRPSSEDTKELAKQRSGNGSPVAEKEKIDAKHSNEPGSPVGDRLDAQD, via the exons atgtaCGT TGACAGCAGTTGGAAAAAGAGCAGCACATTTTATGTGACAACCTCCTATGTTAGGCCCTTGTTTTTATGGGCTGGAGCAATCTTTATCTGTAG AGCACTTGATTCAATGGTCTTTCCCACAGAGGCCGGTCAAATTGTGAAGCTACGACTCCTAAATTTTGTTAGATCATTGTCAACAGTGACGGCATGTGCATACTGTTTGTCAAG TCTGATTCATCAAGCTCAAAAAATTATGGAGACAAATGGCTCCCCTGATGCTACTAAT ATAGGCTTCCAGTTTGCTGGCAAAGCTATTTACACAGCTGTATGGGTTGCATCTGCATCGTTATTTATGGAGTTGTTAGGTTTCTCAACCCAAAAATGGCTCACAGCTGGAGGGCTTGGGACTGTCTTGCTGACGCTCGCTGGACGTGAG ATTTTCACGAATTTTCTTTCTGGTGCAATGGTGCAAGCAACCCGGCCATTTGTTGTGAACGAATGGATACAAATTAAGATCGATGGCTATGAAGTTTCTGGGATTGTTGAG CATATGGGGTGGTGGTCACCAACAATTGTCAGAGCTGATGATCGCGAGGCTGTCCACATACCAAACCATAAGTTCACTATGAGTATTGTGAGAAATCTCAGCCAAAGAACTCATTGGCGTATTAAAACCCACCTGGCGATCAGTCACTTGGATGTTAGCAAAATTAAT AATATTGTGGCTGACATGCGCAAGGTATTGGCTAAGAATCCTCAAGTGGAACAACAGAAATTGCACAGAAGAGTATTCTTGGACACTATTGATCCTGAAAATCAGGCCCTCTTG ATCTTGGTGTCATGCTTTGTGAAGACTTCACATTTTGAAGAATATCTGTGTGTTAAG GAAATTATTCTTCTTGACCTACTCAGGGTTGTTAGGCATCATCGAGCTCGACTTGCCACTCCTATCCGTACGTTTCAGAAACAGTATGTTGATGCAGACTTGGATAATGCATCATTTGGCGACTCTAATTTTAACAAGGGGGCAGCAGCTAACCGTCCGTTACTCTTGATGGAGTCCTCTTATAAAATTAATGGGGAAGATAAAATTAAACCACCTCAGGCTCGATCGACACAAGCAAGCGGAGAGGAAGACAGCAAGGATACAGCCAGGTCAACACCTGATACCAAAGTGGATGCTAAAAGTGAAACAGCTTTGAATACCATTTCAAAATCCAGAGAAACGACGCTGACTGATCCCAAGGAAGATCAAATGTCAAAAGATGATACTGAAGTTGGGCAGGTGCATGTGCCAAAAGCAGATGTAACCAAGAAGGATGCCCAAAAAGTCGGGCAAGAGGGTTCCTCAGTCTCATTTCAAGAGCCGTCAAGTGGTCATAGATTTGACAGTGTGCCAGCTGCTTCGCAGCCAAAACAGGACATTAAACCACAAAATAACCAGCCACCCTTGAGCAAACCTTCTCTGGAAGAGAATATACTTCTTGGTGTTGCATTGGAGGGCTCAAAGAGGACCCTCCCTATCGAAGAGGACATGGTCCCACGACCAAGTTCTGAAGATACGAAGGAATTGGCTAAACAACGTAGTGGAAATGGCTCTCCTGTGGCTGAGAAGGAAAAAATTGATGCTAAGCACTCAAACGAGCCAGGTTCTCCGGTGGGTGATCGGCTAGATGCGCAAGACTAA
- the LOC140882043 gene encoding histone H3.3, with amino-acid sequence MARTKQTARKSTGGKAPRKQLATKAARKSAPTTGGVKKPHRYRPGTVALREIRKYQKSTELLIRKLPFQRLVREIAQDFKTDLRFQSHAVLALQEAAEAYLVGLFEDTNLCAIHAKRVTIMPKDIQLARRIRGERA; translated from the exons ATGGCTCGTACCAAGCAAACTGCTCGCAAGTCCACGGGAGGGAAAGCTCCAAGGAAACAACTGGCTACTAAG GCTGCCCGAAAGTCCGCCCCCACCACTGGTGGAGTGAAGAAGCCTCATCGTTACCGCCCTGGTACCGTTGCGCTTCG TGAAATTCGCAAGTACCAGAAGAGTACCGAGCTTTTGATCAGGAAGTTACCTTTCCAAAGGCTTGTTCGCGAAATCGCCCAAGATTTCAAG ACTGATCTCCGTTTCCAGAGCCACGCAGTATTGGCGCTTCAGGAGGCTGCTGAGGCCTACCTGGTTGGTCTATTCGAGGACACTAACTTGTGTGCAATTCATGCCAAGCGAGTGACCATCATGCCCAAAGACATCCAGCTTGCTCGCAGAATCCGAGGGGAGCGTGCTTAG
- the LOC140877084 gene encoding 14-3-3-like protein 16R produces MASHREEYVYSAKLAEQAERYEEMVDFMEKVAVAADELTAEERNLLSVAYKNVIGARRASWRIISSIEQKEESRGNENHVSAIKTYRSKIESELASICHGILKLLDSKLIGSAANSDSKVFYLKMKGDYHRYEAEFKIGAGRKEAAENTLSAYQAAQEIAIAELAPTHPIRLGLALNFSVFYYEILNSPEKACTLAKQAFDDAIGELDTLGEESYKDSTLIMQLLRDNLTLWTSDMQDDTSEEVKLA; encoded by the exons ATGGCGTCCCACCGGGAGGAATACGTCTACAGTGCCAAGCTTGCTGAGCAAGCCGAACGATACGAAGAGATGGTTGATTTCATGGAGAAAGTCGCCGTCGCAGCTGATGAACTCACCGCCGAGGAGCGTAACCTCCTCTCCGTCGCCTACAAGAACGTCATAGGAGCTCGACGCGCCTCGTGGAGGATCATCTCCTCCATTGAGCAGAAAGAGGAGAGCCGCGGCAACGAAAACCATGTCTCTGCCATTAAAACCTACAGATCTAAGATCGAATCCGAGCTCGCATCTATCTGCCATGGGATTCTGAAGCTACTCGACTCCAAACTCATCGGATCCGCTGCTAACAGCGATTCCAAGGTCTTTTACTTGAAGATGAAAGGAGATTATCATCGTTACGAGGCGGAGTTTAAGATTGGAGCCGGCCGAAAAGAAGCCGCGGAGAACACACTGTCTGCTTATCAAGCGGCTCAG GAGATTGCTATCGCTGAACTTGCCCCAACTCATCCCATCAGGCTTGGACTGGCGCTCAACTTCTCCGTCTTTTACTATGAGATTTTGAATTCTCCTGAAAAAGCTTGTACTCTTGCAAAACAG GCGTTTGATGATGCTATTGGTGAGTTGGACACACTCGGAGAGGAATCATACAAGGATAGCACTTTGATAATGCAGCTTCTCCGCGACAACCTCACTTTGTGGACTTCGGATATGCAG GATGATACTTCGGAGGAGGTCAAGCTAGCATAA